The Dehalococcoidia bacterium DNA segment TCATACTTCTCAATGTGAATTGAAGTGAATTTGTCTTGTTTCACCAGCTCTTCGGAAATGACGATCGCATCCTCGTAATTGTAGCCATCCCAACTTACAAACGCACAAAGGACGTTTTGACCGAGGGCCAGATCGCTTCCATCGGTGGATGAGCCATCAACCAGGACCTGCCCTTCATGAACCCGTTCGCCTTTGTTCGCCCTGGGATACTGGGTGATGCAAGTGCCCTGATTGCTTCGGGTGAATTTGATAATCGGGTAGCTATATTCTTCGCCGTCATCGCCCTGGAGGGCGATCTTTTCGGCCGTTGATGAAACGATCTCGCCATCAACAGGGGCAAAAATCAATTGTCCGCTGTCGCGAGCAATCTCTCGCTCCATCCCCGTGCCCACCAGAGGAGATTCGGGACGAAGGAGGGGCACCGACTGGCGTTGCATGTTCGAGCCCATCAAAGCCCTGTTGGCATCATCATGCTCCAGGAAGGGGATCAGGCCCGTACTAACGCTCACGATCTGATTGGTGGATACGTCCATAAAGTCGATATTGTCCGGACTCTCCATCAAGAACTTTTCGCCGTGCCGCGATGAGATTCTGGGATTGATAAACTGATTGGTTGAATCAAGCCGGGCATTTGCCTGAGCGATGATGTGCTTGTCCTCTTCATCAGCCGTAAGATACTCTATTTCCGCGGACACAAAAGGTCTTATCTTGATCATCCGCGAAGGCAGTTTGGCCAACTTGCCGGCGATTCCCTTGGTAATTGCAGCTCCGGCATCGGCAATCAGCTTATCCTGGGCATCAAAAACAGGCTCTCGCAACGTCTTATCTATCAACTCACGAGAGGTGTTCTCCATTTCCCTGATTACCCTGCGATAAGGCGTTTCAATAAACCCGTATTCATTCACCCTGGCATAAACAGCCACTGAGGTAATCAAGCCGATGTTACGCCCTTCTGGAGTTTCAATGGGGCAGATTCTGCCATAATGCGAATGGTGAACATCGCGGACCTCAAATCCAGCCCGGTCACGGGAAAATCCTCCCGGCCCCAAAGCCGATAATCTGCGTTTATGAGTGAGCTCAGCCAGCGGATTGGTCTGATCCATGAATTGAGAGAGACGGGAGCTGCTGAAGAAATCTCTTATCGCCGAAGTTACGGCACGGTTATTGACCAAGGTGCTTGGCGTAGCCGACCCGATATCGAGCAGGCTCATCCGCTCCTTGACCGTCCTCTCCAGGCGAAGCAATCCCACCTTAAGATGACTTTGCAGCAATTCCCCCACTGCCCGCACACGTCGATTTCCCAGATGGTCGATATCGTCAGGCGAATCCAGGCCATTATTGACCATGATGATGTGGCGCACAATGGTCACCAGATCCTCAGGTGTAAGAGCCTGTTGGGTGAGCGGTCGATTGAGCCCCAGCCGCTTGTTCAGTTTGTAACATCCGCCTTTACCCAACCGATATCGACGCGGATCGAAAAAGAGAGCATGCACCAATGCCCGTGCGTTGTCCGGAGTTGGTGGCTCGCCAGGTCTCAGCTTTTTGTAAAACTCAATGAGCGCATCTTGTTCATTTCTGACCAAGGGATCCCGCTCCATTGTAGCGCGGACGTAGGAACGATCCGGATCGGTATCCACATCAGCAAACATCTCCAGGAGTCTCTCATCCTCTCCATATCCAATTGCCCGAAGCAAAGTCGTGGCAGGGATTTTTCGCCTGCGGTTTATCTTGACCAGGATAGCGCCTCGGCTTGTGGTCTGAAATTCAACCCAGGCTCCCCGATCCGGCACCAGCTTGGCAAAGCAAAGACCGCGTCCACTGCTGGGATCATTCGTTATCGTGAAATAGACACCCGGAGAGCGAATAAGCTGGTTTACCACCACGCGCTCGGCGCCATTGATAATGAAGGTGCCTCGCGGAGTCATAATGGGAAAATCACCGATGAACAGTTCCTGCTCCTTGATCTCCCCGGTCTCCTTTACTGTCAATCTGGTCTGGACCTTCAAAGGAGCAGCATAGGTCAAATCACGTTCCTGACACTCTCGTTCGGGATATTTTGCTTCACCGAAAGAGTGTCCCAGAAAATAGAGCTCAAAACGCGTGCCGGTATAATCCTTAATAGGGGATATCTCCTCAAAGAGCTCTCTGAGCCCTTCGCCCCGGAACCAGTTATAGGAATTGTGCTGGATTTGAATGAAATTGGGAATCCCGGCGACTTCCGGGATGCGGGCAAAGGATTTGCGCGTGATGTCTTCAATGGGATGCGGCAATGTAGTAAATGCAGTCAATGTAGATGCTCCACTTAAAGGATTTCCGCACAATCTCGATAGCGGAATGCGGGAAGGTAGCAACAGAAGTCAATATTATTGATGCTCCACCGAAACCAAACAGGCCCCTTCGCTCTCGCGCTTACAGTAAACACAGTAAACATTGGATATTGAGATAATAATATTGGAAGGGCTAGAATGAGAGTGAGTAATCGACGCAATCGCAAAAGGTGATCTTACCATATCCAATAACACCTGTCAATAGTTAGTCTCTTCCAACACAAGATGAGCCCGAGAGTTGATTATCACGTCTCGAATAGAGTAAGATGGGTTCAATCCAACTCCCGCCACTTGTGGTACACAACCATACCCGTCATTGCGGTTACGCTAAAGCGAGCCTTCACACGCGATGGAATCAAGCTGATTGGCTTCTCGAGTGGGGGATTCCTATTTTAACTGTGCTCAAACCAATTCTATCAGATCGCAGGGACTAAGGCATAACGGAACCGGAAAAATAGCGGCTGAAAACAAAATCGAACAGCCTCAAGCCGGAAAGGGGGTGAATAGAGGAGTAACGGACTGATTCTGCTCATGGACCTGTCATGAGGCCAGGGATCGAGTTAGTGAGCAATAAGCTAAAGGAGGAGGTAAAGAGATGAAGCTACTTAATGAGTTCAAGCAGTTTCTGTTACGAGGAAATGTGGTCGATCTGGCCGTTGCAGTCGTCATCGGCGCCGCCTTCGGTGCGGTAGTGACTGCACTGGTTGCCGACTTTATTACGCCTCTGATCGCCGCCGTATTCGGCGAACAAGATTTCTCAGCTCTCGACTTCACTATTAACGACAGTGTCTTCAGGTACGGCCACTTCCTCAATGCGCTGATCGCATTCGTGGCGATCGCCGCCGTAGTGTTCTTCCTCGTTATCAGACCGGTCAATGCCTTGATATCCCGGTCCCGAAAGCAGCCGCCCGCGGATCCGACCACGCGCAAGTGCCCGGAGTGTCTCAGTGAGATTCCTCTTGAGGCGCATCGCTGCAAGTTCTGCACTTCACAGGTGCCTCCGGTAGCAGGCAAATAATAAGGCCGCTCATCGGGTCAGAGAAGATAAAGGACTGGAGTAACATAGACCCTGCTCACCCGGGAGAGACCGGTTAGCGGATGCCGGTATCAATATCGATATTCAGCTGGACGGTCTCTCCCGGGAGTATCTGTATTGTTCTGGGGACATCACTGCTCCGGTCGATGCCGGCGTGGTTGATGTCGATGACATACACCCCTGGAGATAGCTCCTGACGATAGTTTCCGTCATGCCCGATATCAATCAGGCTGATGAGCTTTTGGCCGAACTGGTCATAGACCATCACTTTTCTGGCATCGTAGACTTCCGGCGGCACGTCGTTCGGGTCATCACCCGGCTGCTGAACGGGGTGTATCGGCGCGATGGTTACATGAC contains these protein-coding regions:
- a CDS encoding DNA-directed RNA polymerase subunit beta, which gives rise to MTAFTTLPHPIEDITRKSFARIPEVAGIPNFIQIQHNSYNWFRGEGLRELFEEISPIKDYTGTRFELYFLGHSFGEAKYPERECQERDLTYAAPLKVQTRLTVKETGEIKEQELFIGDFPIMTPRGTFIINGAERVVVNQLIRSPGVYFTITNDPSSGRGLCFAKLVPDRGAWVEFQTTSRGAILVKINRRRKIPATTLLRAIGYGEDERLLEMFADVDTDPDRSYVRATMERDPLVRNEQDALIEFYKKLRPGEPPTPDNARALVHALFFDPRRYRLGKGGCYKLNKRLGLNRPLTQQALTPEDLVTIVRHIIMVNNGLDSPDDIDHLGNRRVRAVGELLQSHLKVGLLRLERTVKERMSLLDIGSATPSTLVNNRAVTSAIRDFFSSSRLSQFMDQTNPLAELTHKRRLSALGPGGFSRDRAGFEVRDVHHSHYGRICPIETPEGRNIGLITSVAVYARVNEYGFIETPYRRVIREMENTSRELIDKTLREPVFDAQDKLIADAGAAITKGIAGKLAKLPSRMIKIRPFVSAEIEYLTADEEDKHIIAQANARLDSTNQFINPRISSRHGEKFLMESPDNIDFMDVSTNQIVSVSTGLIPFLEHDDANRALMGSNMQRQSVPLLRPESPLVGTGMEREIARDSGQLIFAPVDGEIVSSTAEKIALQGDDGEEYSYPIIKFTRSNQGTCITQYPRANKGERVHEGQVLVDGSSTDGSDLALGQNVLCAFVSWDGYNYEDAIVISEELVKQDKFTSIHIEKYEVEARKTKLGPEEMTRDIPNVGEASLKNLDEKGIIRVGAEVVSGDILVGKITPKGERVLTAEEKLLRAIFGEKARDVKDTSLRMPHGESGKVIAVREFSRINGDQLDPGVTQIIRVFVAQKRKISEGDKLAGRHGNKGVIAKVLPVEDMPYLADGRPVDVILSPLGVPSRMNVGQLLETHLGWAGHTLGFKVRNPVFNGADEVTIEDSLARAWFVQCAVAPTAQQGESPMQSIEQAKDWLTEHGFDAEKVFDETYRGEAKRACLKAWLEDQGINDAFSMDDGALNHAVKMVSREKRVASPTSGKMALYDGRTGELFDEPVTVGSMYIMKLIHLVEDKIHARSTGPYSLITQQPLGGKAQFGGQRFGEMEVWALEAYGAAYNLQEMLTIKSDDVVGRVKTYGTIVKGEDILSLGIPESFKVLVKELQSLGLAVEVLGENDDQVLHMKGISSEVPRIGVNLMGMEIEETD
- the mscL gene encoding large conductance mechanosensitive channel protein MscL, whose protein sequence is MKLLNEFKQFLLRGNVVDLAVAVVIGAAFGAVVTALVADFITPLIAAVFGEQDFSALDFTINDSVFRYGHFLNALIAFVAIAAVVFFLVIRPVNALISRSRKQPPADPTTRKCPECLSEIPLEAHRCKFCTSQVPPVAGK